The following coding sequences lie in one Apium graveolens cultivar Ventura chromosome 3, ASM990537v1, whole genome shotgun sequence genomic window:
- the LOC141713779 gene encoding secreted RxLR effector protein 161-like: MIGGLRYLVHTRSDITFVVGIVSRFMEHLTVMHMNAAKRILRYIKGTIDYGLVYSRENGNNMLTGYSYSDLAGNIIDRKSTGGVAFYLNDNLITWISQKQKCIALSSCEVEFMAATVAACQGIWLRNLLSQITDEKVGPVTLFIDNKSAIDLAKNSMFHGRSKHIDIRYHFICECVDRGEIVVKHVATENQRADILTKALATVKFERMRKLLGVKELSR; the protein is encoded by the coding sequence ATGATTGGTGGCTTAAGATACTTGGTACATACTCGATCGGATATTACATTTGTAGTGGGCATTGTTAGTCGATTCATGGAACATCTTACTGTTATGCACATGAATGCAGCAAAACGCATTCTCAGGTATATTAAAGGGACAATAGACTATGGATTGGTGTATTCGAGGGAGAATGGTAATAACATGCTGACAGGATATTCCTACAGCGATCTGGCTGGTAACATTATTGATCGGAAAAGCACTGGGGGAGTTGCATTTTATCTGAATGACAACCTTATTACTTGGATCTCTcagaagcaaaagtgtatagCATTGTCGTCGTGCGAAGTCGAGTTCATGGCGGCAACAGTAGCAGCATGCCAAGGGATCTGGTTACGCAATTTGTTGAGTCAAATAACAGATGAGAAGGTTGGTCCAGTTACTCTGTTTATCGATAATAAATCAGCCATAGATTTGGCCAAAAATTCGATGTTCCATGGTCGTAGCAAACACATCGATATACGATACCACTTTATATGTGAGTGTGTTGATCGTGGTGAAATAGTGGTGAAGCATGTAGCTACAGAAAATCAGAGGGCTGATATATTGACAAAGGCGCTTGCAACGGTGAAATTTGAGCGCATGAGGAAGCTGTTAGGAGTGAAGGAGTTGTCTCGATAG
- the LOC141713780 gene encoding uncharacterized protein LOC141713780, translated as MTREDWARRNNRGSGGTFANQRSPNKEGGRLVRDRSKVKCFNYHMDGHFAIDCTKPKRTRDQKAEVNMAHIDDDELALLLTEHGNKDVNMMLLNEEKVLDKSVTGQVKFGDGSMVEKKGNGTVSLKCKTCEERELQEVFFIPSLCNSIISLGQLSEAGNKVVLNGDFLWVYEIREIINEIQEIGKSII; from the exons ATGACTCGAGAAGACTGGGCAAGACGAAACAACAGAGGAAGTGGTGGTACTTTCGCTAATCAGAGGAGTCCTAACAAGGAAGGGGGACGACTGGTTCGTGATAGATCCAAAGTTAAGTGTTTCAATTATCACATGGATGGGCATTTTGCAATTGACTGTACTAAGCCCAAACGCACTAGAGATCAAAAGGCTGAGGTTAACATGGCTCACATTGATGATGATGAACTTGCGTTGTTGTTAACGGAGCATGGAAACAAGGATGTGAACATGATGTTGCTGAATGAGGAGAAG GTATTGGATAAAAGTGTCACAGGCCAAGTTAAGTTCGGTGATGGGTCGATGGTTGAGAAAAAAGGAAATGGCACGGTGAGCTTAAAGTGTAAAACTTGCGAGGAACGTGAACTACAGGAGGTATTCTTTATTCCATCTCTGTGCAATAGCATAATTAGTCTTGGACAATTATCAGAAGCTGGAAATAAGGTTGTGTTAAATGGGGATTTTCTGTGGGTCTATGAAATAAGGGAAATTATTAATGAAATTCAAGAGATCGGCAAATCGATTATATAA